A genomic segment from Variovorax paradoxus B4 encodes:
- a CDS encoding ABC transporter substrate-binding protein has protein sequence MKRAAPALSLKPLAACVALVTLVLAAPAALAQEKTLRIAMTAADIPRTLGQPDQGFEGNRFTGIPIYDSLTQWDLSKADAPSVLIPGLAASWAVDAKDKTKWVFKLRPGVKFHDGSAFNADAVVWNVQKVLDKDAPQFDPSQVGVTASRMPTLRTARKIDDMTVELTTSEPDAFLPINLTNLFMASPAQWQKKFDAAAGATPADKAKAAWTAFAADPAGSGPFKVTRFVARERLELAANKAYWDPKRVPKIDKVVMLPMPEANARTAALLGGQVDWIEAPAPDAMPQITQRGFKIYSNAQPHVWPWQLSFVEGSPWLDKRVRQAANLCIDRGGMKQLLGGMMAEPKGTVPPGHPWFGKPGFDIRYDVKAAQALMTQAGYSAAKPIKVKVQISASGSGQMQPLPMNEFAQQSLKQCFFDVQFDVIEWNTLFTNWRKGAKDPSANGANAVNISFAAMDPFFAMVRFVSTKAFPPVSNNWGYYGNAEVDKLVADARTSFDDKARDAALARLHTHIVDDAPFVWIAHDVGPRAMSAKVKNVVQPKSWFIDIATMTMD, from the coding sequence GTGAAGCGTGCTGCCCCCGCCCTGTCCCTGAAACCCCTGGCCGCCTGCGTGGCGCTGGTCACCCTGGTTCTTGCCGCGCCCGCTGCGCTCGCGCAGGAGAAGACGCTGCGCATCGCCATGACCGCGGCCGACATTCCACGCACGTTGGGCCAGCCCGACCAGGGCTTCGAGGGCAACCGCTTCACCGGCATCCCGATCTACGACTCCCTCACGCAGTGGGACCTGTCGAAGGCCGATGCACCGAGCGTGCTGATTCCCGGCCTCGCCGCCTCGTGGGCGGTCGACGCCAAGGACAAGACCAAGTGGGTCTTCAAGCTGCGCCCCGGCGTCAAGTTCCATGACGGCTCGGCCTTCAACGCCGATGCCGTGGTGTGGAACGTGCAGAAGGTGCTCGACAAGGACGCCCCGCAGTTCGACCCGAGCCAGGTCGGCGTGACCGCTTCGCGCATGCCCACGCTGCGCACCGCGCGCAAGATCGACGACATGACGGTCGAGCTCACCACCAGCGAGCCCGATGCCTTCCTGCCGATCAACCTGACGAACCTGTTCATGGCCTCGCCCGCGCAGTGGCAGAAGAAGTTCGACGCTGCGGCCGGCGCCACCCCCGCCGACAAGGCCAAGGCCGCCTGGACCGCCTTCGCCGCCGACCCCGCCGGCTCGGGCCCGTTCAAGGTCACGCGCTTCGTGGCCCGCGAGCGCCTCGAACTCGCCGCCAACAAGGCCTACTGGGATCCCAAGCGCGTGCCGAAGATCGACAAGGTCGTGATGCTGCCGATGCCCGAGGCCAATGCGCGCACCGCCGCGCTGCTGGGCGGCCAGGTCGACTGGATCGAGGCCCCCGCGCCCGACGCCATGCCGCAGATCACGCAGCGCGGCTTCAAGATCTATTCGAACGCGCAGCCGCACGTGTGGCCCTGGCAGCTGTCGTTCGTCGAAGGCTCGCCCTGGCTCGACAAGCGCGTGCGCCAGGCCGCCAACCTGTGCATCGACCGCGGCGGCATGAAGCAGCTTCTGGGCGGCATGATGGCCGAGCCCAAGGGCACGGTGCCGCCGGGCCATCCGTGGTTCGGCAAGCCCGGCTTCGACATCCGGTACGACGTGAAGGCCGCGCAGGCGCTGATGACGCAGGCCGGCTACTCGGCGGCCAAGCCCATCAAGGTGAAGGTGCAGATCTCGGCCTCGGGCTCGGGCCAGATGCAGCCGCTGCCGATGAACGAGTTCGCGCAGCAGTCACTCAAGCAGTGCTTCTTCGACGTGCAGTTCGACGTGATCGAGTGGAACACGCTCTTCACCAACTGGCGCAAGGGCGCGAAGGACCCGTCGGCCAACGGCGCCAACGCGGTCAACATCAGCTTCGCGGCGATGGACCCGTTCTTCGCGATGGTGCGCTTCGTGAGCACCAAGGCCTTCCCGCCGGTGTCGAACAACTGGGGCTACTACGGCAACGCCGAGGTCGACAAGCTGGTGGCCGACGCGCGCACGAGCTTCGACGACAAGGCGCGCGATGCCGCGCTGGCCAGGCTGCATACGCACATCGTGGACGACGCGCCGTTCGTCTGGATCGCGCACGACGTGGGTCCGCGCGCCATGTCGGCCAAGGTGAAGAACGTGGTGCAGCCCAAGAGCTGGTTCATCGACATCGCGACGATGACGATGGACTGA
- a CDS encoding LysR family transcriptional regulator, producing the protein MLSTAMLYFRETAKAGSLRRAAEQLGVAPSAISRQIAKLEGELQTALLDRRANRTTLTPAGELVLAHADQALQNSEALRGALQELTGQPAGTVRVGSIEGMVGHFLANSLARFQKRHPQVKVQASVVGSRAVLEALQEGRIDIALAFNLPERHAFREHARLEQPLCAIVAPTHALARRRSVSFRELEGHRVALPDRSFQIRHLVDRIASKTQVLLELVIETSTLDMAKGVVRNSDLITFLPRYAALHEVSNGDLCAVPLQERDFAATATSLLTLPGQRQSPAARALLEMLATSMGRYGGNATPRSDSSNTRVQK; encoded by the coding sequence ATGCTGTCCACAGCGATGCTCTACTTTCGCGAGACCGCCAAGGCCGGCTCGCTGCGCCGCGCCGCAGAACAGCTGGGCGTGGCGCCGAGCGCCATCAGCCGCCAGATCGCCAAGCTCGAAGGCGAGCTTCAAACCGCCCTGCTCGACCGCCGCGCCAACCGCACCACGCTCACGCCGGCCGGCGAACTGGTGCTGGCACATGCCGACCAGGCGCTGCAGAACAGCGAGGCGCTGCGCGGTGCCTTGCAGGAACTGACTGGCCAACCGGCCGGCACCGTGCGCGTCGGCAGCATCGAAGGCATGGTCGGCCACTTCCTGGCGAACAGCCTGGCGCGCTTCCAGAAACGGCATCCGCAGGTGAAGGTGCAGGCCTCGGTGGTGGGCTCGCGTGCGGTGCTCGAAGCGCTGCAGGAAGGCCGTATCGACATTGCGCTGGCCTTCAACCTGCCCGAACGCCATGCCTTTCGCGAGCATGCGCGGCTGGAGCAGCCGCTGTGCGCCATCGTCGCGCCCACGCATGCGCTGGCGCGGCGGCGCAGCGTGTCGTTCCGCGAACTCGAAGGCCACCGCGTGGCGCTGCCCGACCGCTCGTTCCAGATCCGCCACCTGGTCGACCGCATCGCGTCGAAGACGCAGGTGTTGCTCGAGCTGGTGATCGAGACCAGCACGCTCGACATGGCCAAGGGCGTGGTGCGCAACAGCGACCTCATCACCTTCCTGCCGCGCTATGCGGCGCTGCACGAGGTGTCGAACGGCGACCTGTGCGCCGTGCCGCTGCAGGAGCGCGACTTTGCCGCCACCGCGACCAGCCTGCTCACCCTGCCGGGGCAGCGCCAATCGCCGGCGGCCCGCGCGCTGCTCGAAATGCTGGCCACCAGCATGGGGCGCTACGGCGGCAACGCCACGCCGCGTTCTGATTCCAGCAACACGCGCGTGCAGAAATGA
- the pyrC gene encoding dihydroorotase, producing the protein MTDILTITRPDDWHLHVRDGAALEAVVPHSARQFGRALIMPNLRPPVTTAAQAMAYRDRIRAAVPPGTDFEPVMALYLTDKLPPEEVALAAAAGVRALKLYPAGATTNSDAGVTDIRHTYKTLEAMQKHGLLLLVHGEVTDPAVDLFDREAVFIDRVMIPLRRDFPELKVVFEHLTTKEGAHYVRDAGRFTAATITAHHLLYNRNAIFTGGIRPHYYCLPVLKRETHRVALVEAATSGSDRFFLGTDSAPHPAHLKEHALGCAGCYTALTAIELYAEAFDNAGALDKLEGFASFHGADFYGLPRNSGTITLKRESWTVPETVPYGDATLKPLRGGETVAWRLA; encoded by the coding sequence ATGACAGACATCCTCACCATCACCCGCCCGGACGACTGGCACCTGCATGTGCGCGACGGCGCCGCCCTCGAAGCCGTGGTGCCGCACAGTGCGCGCCAGTTCGGCCGCGCGCTGATCATGCCCAACCTGCGGCCTCCGGTCACCACCGCGGCGCAGGCCATGGCCTACCGCGACCGCATCCGCGCAGCAGTGCCGCCGGGCACGGACTTCGAGCCCGTGATGGCGCTCTACCTGACCGACAAGCTTCCTCCCGAGGAAGTCGCCCTGGCCGCCGCTGCCGGCGTGCGCGCGCTCAAGCTCTACCCGGCCGGTGCCACCACCAACAGCGATGCCGGCGTGACCGACATCCGCCACACCTACAAGACGCTCGAAGCCATGCAGAAGCACGGCCTGCTGCTGCTGGTGCACGGCGAGGTCACCGATCCGGCCGTCGACCTGTTCGACCGCGAGGCCGTCTTCATCGACCGCGTGATGATCCCGCTGCGCCGCGACTTCCCCGAACTCAAGGTGGTGTTCGAACACCTCACCACCAAAGAAGGCGCCCACTACGTGCGCGACGCCGGCCGCTTCACCGCAGCCACCATCACCGCGCACCACCTGCTGTACAACCGCAACGCCATCTTCACCGGCGGCATCCGCCCGCACTACTACTGCCTGCCCGTGCTCAAGCGCGAGACGCACCGCGTGGCGCTGGTCGAGGCGGCCACGAGCGGCAGCGACCGCTTCTTCCTGGGCACCGACAGCGCACCGCACCCGGCCCACCTGAAGGAGCATGCGCTCGGCTGTGCCGGCTGCTACACCGCGCTGACCGCCATCGAGCTCTATGCCGAGGCCTTCGACAATGCCGGCGCACTCGACAAGCTCGAGGGCTTCGCGAGCTTCCACGGCGCCGACTTCTACGGCCTGCCGCGCAACAGCGGCACCATCACGCTGAAGCGCGAAAGCTGGACCGTGCCGGAGACGGTGCCCTACGGCGACGCCACGCTCAAGCCTTTGCGTGGCGGTGAAACGGTGGCCTGGAGACTCGCATGA